Genomic window (Desulfurobacteriaceae bacterium):
TTAACCTTTCCTGTTACGTCTGTTGTTCTGAAGTAGAACTGTGGCTGATATCCGTTGAAGAATGGTGTATGTCTTCCACCTTCTTCCTTAGAGAGAATGTAAACTTCAGCCTTGAACTTCTTGTGTGGTTTGATTGTTCCAGGCTTAGCTACTACCATTCCTCTTTCTACTTCGTCCTTTCCTACACCTCTTAGGAGGATACCTACGTTGTCTCCAGGAAGTGCTTCGTCAAGTACCTTTCTAAACATTTCAATTCCAGTAGCTACTGTCTTGATAGGTTCTTCTCTTAGTCCAACGATTTCTACTTCTTCACCAACAGTGAGTTTTCCTCTTTCTACTCTTCCTGTAACAACTGTTCCACGACCAGAGATGGAGAATACGTCTTCGATTGGCATTAGGAATGGTTTGTCTACTTCTCTTACTGGTTCTGGAACGTATTCGTCAAGAGCGTTTACAAGTTCGTAGATTGGTTGACAGTCTGGACAGTCTGCAGATGTACACTCAAGTGCTTTAAGAGCAGATCCTCTGATTACAGGAACTTCGTCTCCTGGGAATCCATATTCGTTGAGGAGTTCTCTTACTTCAAGTTCAACGAGTTCAAGGAGTTCTTCGTCGTCTACCATGTCACACTTGTTGAGGAATACAACGNNNNNNNNNNGGAACGTTAACTTGTCTTGCAAGGAGAACGTGTTCTCTTGTTTGAGGCATTGGACCGTCAGCAGCGGATACTACGAGGATAGCACCGTCCATTTGAGCGGCACCGGTGATCATGTTCTTGATGTAGTCGGCGTGTCCTGGGCAGTCAACGTGAGCGTAGTGGTACTTGTCGGATTCGTATTCAACGTGAGCAGTAGCGATAGTGATACCTCTTTCTCTTTCTTCTGGAGCTTTATCGATTTGGTCGTATGCTACTTCTTGTGCAAGTCCTCTTAAAGAAAGACAGTGTGTGATTGCTGCTGTGAGGGTTGTTTTTCCGTGGTCAACGTGTCCAATTGTTCCCACGTTCTTGTGGGGCTTCTTCCTCTCAAATTTTTGCTTCGCCATAGCGTTTCCTCCAATAAAAAATTGTTTTAAGTATTAAAAGTTTTCAGCCAAAATTTATCAATAAGAAAGGGGAAATTCAAGGTGAATTTTTGAATTTTTGTTATTTTTCTT
Coding sequences:
- a CDS encoding GTP-binding protein, which gives rise to MAKQKFERKKPHKNVGTIGHVDHGKTTLTAAITHCLSLRGLAQEVAYDQIDKAPEERERGITIATAHVEYESDKYHYAHVDCPGHADYIKNMITGAAQMDGAILVVSAADGPMPQTREHVLLARQVNVP
- a CDS encoding EF-Tu/IF-2/RF-3 family GTPase, producing the protein VVFLNKCDMVDDEELLELVELEVRELLNEYGFPGDEVPVIRGSALKALECTSADCPDCQPIYELVNALDEYVPEPVREVDKPFLMPIEDVFSISGRGTVVTGRVERGKLTVGEEVEIVGLREEPIKTVATGIEMFRKVLDEALPGDNVGILLRGVGKDEVERGMVVAKPGTIKPHKKFKAEVYILSKEEGGRHTPFFNGYQPQFYFRTTDVTGKV